The Nasonia vitripennis strain AsymCx chromosome 1 unlocalized genomic scaffold, Nvit_psr_1.1 chr1_random0002, whole genome shotgun sequence genome has a window encoding:
- the LOC116416076 gene encoding serine/arginine repetitive matrix protein 5-like — MCALSLIFCDVQTIRSSILYKLLYIFTVLKKLRNNSLVMAKIKYACIITKDDPNKRYCKPVDVIYKSKKEKEHISPSNAQDFDESHVYQVYWRSCGSNCNIEDKCCSFYKAHIISLGESEDKTLEAANKRQKRFRLKKKIDTSCESTESTVEEEVQISQSSKLATSKGNIINSSNVIQKYKKSILLQTRKQLCLDDANDDDKSTDEGVIKKRRISEMCENLSLGAIGDSTKLLNNKEPRIVLQKIPLNTMPTRNDSMSSGFSTLPLKLSRQKSLQLEPFSKINCSSPSLLAIKPKAKLQSCLSQNVTPKSRSNSKIKSRSRFKSRFRSKSRSRSKSRSRYKSRSRSKTRCRTKSRSRSRSRSKSRSRSKTRCRTKSRSRSTLRSRSKSRSKSNSQSLSKSLSRLQSPSRMKSRSRSQSPPGTESLSRLRALSKSQSRSQSPSGSKLQSNTKSRSRSKSRSRSKSRSRSISSIVGGVSFDLSRFSSKSRSKSRSRSKSKTRSKSKSRSRSKSKTRSKSKSRSESKSTSKSRSRSKSKSRSKSRSISKSKSRSKSRSSSKSRSRSKSRSRSKSRSRSNSRSRSKSRSRTKSRSSSKSRSRCNSRSRSKSRSRSKSRSRSISSIVGGVSFDLSRFSSKSRSKSRSRSKSKTRSKSKSRSRSKSKTRSKSKSRSESKSTSKSRSRSKSKSRSKSRSISKSKSRSKSRSSSKSRSRSKSRSRSNSRSRSKSRSSSKSRSRTKSRSSSKSRSRCNSRSRSKSRSTSKSRSTPKSRSTSKSRSRSKSRSRSKSLCTSKSRSRSSSRSRVGSRNNPPSRSPSLSPHRSNAGDALEDGNRSGSQSPVRQQHAQVQVEDENDDDLDDDEVGEEDANFPVLQRYKPKLYKRYKKYNLLTPAATPERFDRYAIVENNKVYLGLGCTAGKYSWKLSKKKGLLVFTREMAKYLWKNKVENICLDITKVKNSIPGRSPVKLCSPRKLELYLSLVKDYINTDDRYKNLEDEVKRVMIRDSTRRLSINIRDNRRKRILLNEQR, encoded by the exons atgtgtgcGTTATCACTTATCTTTTGTGATGTGCAAACTATACGAAGtagtattttatataaattattatatatttttactgttttaaaaaaactacGTAATAATAGTTTAGTGATggctaaaataaaatacgcatgTATTATCACAAAAGATGATCCAAACAAAAGGTATTGTAAACCAGTTGATGTTATCTACAAAtctaaaaaggaaaaagaacaTATATCTCCATCTAATGCACAAGATTTTGATGAGAGTCACGTCTATCAAGTTTATTGGAGGTCGTGTGGAAGCAACTGTAACATTGAAGATAAATGTTGCTCATTTTACAAAGCTCATATTATCAGTCTAGGAG AATCTGAAGATAAGACATTAGAAGCAGCTAATAAAAGGCAAAAAAGATTtcgattaaagaaaaaaattgatacaaGCTGTGAATCAACTGAAAGTACGGTCGAGGAGGAAGTACAAATATCC caaTCGAGTAAACTTGCTACAAGTAAAGGAAATATTATTAACTCCAGTAATGTTATCCAAAAGTACAAAAAGAgcattttattacaaacaaGAAAGCAGCTTTGTCTCGATGATGCAAATGATGATGATAAATCTACCGATGAaggtgtaataaaaaaaaggcgCATATCAGAAATGTGTGAAAACCTTAGTTTAGG TGCAATTGGTGATTCCACGAAATTACTAAACAATAAGGAGCCACGCATCGTTTTACAAAAGATACCATTAAATACAATGCCTACTCGAAACGATTCAATGTCATCTGGGTTTTCTACACTTCCATTAAAACTGTCGAGACAGAAGTCCCTTCAACTCGAACCTTTTTCTAAAATCAACTGCTCCTCACCTTCCTTACTTGCAATAAAACCTAAAGCGAAGTTACAGTCTTGCTTGTCACAAAATGTTACGCCAAAGTCACGATCGAATTCGAAAATAAAGTCACGGTCTAGGTTTAAGTCACGGTTTaggtctaagtcacggtcgaggtctaagtcacggtctagGTATAAGTCACGGTCGAGGTCTAAGACACGGTGTAGGACTAAGTCACGGTCTAGGTCACGGTCGaggtctaagtcacggtcGAGGTCTAAGACACGGTGTAGGACTAAGTCACGGTCTAGGTCTACGTTGCGATCTaggtctaagtcacggtcTAAATCTAACTCACAGTCATTGTCTAAGTCACTGTCAAGATTACAGTCACCGTCTAGAATGAAATCACGATCAAGATCACAGTCGCCGCCAGGAACGGAGTCGCTGTCAAGATTACGGGCACTTTCAAAGTCACAATCAAGATCACAGTCGCCGTCTGGATCGAAGTTACAATCTAACACTAAGTCACGCTCTAGGTCTAAGTCACGTTCTAGATCTAAGTCACGTTCAAGGTCAATTTCAAGTATCGTTGGTGGTGTGTCTTTCGACCTCTCAAGATTTTCGTCAAAATCAAGGTCTAAGTCACGTTCTAGGTCTAAGTCAAAGACAAGGTCAAAGTCAAAGTCACGTTCTAGGTCTAAGTCAAAGACAAGGTCAAAGTCAAAGTCAAGATCTGAGTCAAAGTCAACGTCTAAGTCACGTTCTAGATCTAAGTCAaagtcaaggtcaaagtcACGTTCTATATCGAAGTCAAAGTCAaggtctaagtcacggtctagCTCAAAGTCACGGTCTAGGTCAAAGTCGAGGTCTAGGTCAAAGTCACGGTCTAGGTCTAATTCACGGTCAAGGTCAAAATCACGGTCTAGGACAAAATCACGGTCTAGCTCTAAGTCACGGTCCAGGTGTAATTCACGCTCTAGGTCTAAGTCACGATCTAGATCTAAGTCACGTTCAAGGTCAATTTCAAGTATCGTTGGTGGTGTGTCTTTCGACCTCTCAAGATTTTCGTCAAAATCAAGGTCTAAGTCACGTTCTAGGTCTAAGTCAAAGACAAGGTCAAAGTCAAAGTCACGTTCTAGGTCTAAGTCAAAGACAAGGTCAAAGTCAAAGTCAAGATCTGAGTCAAAGTCAACGTCTAAGTCACGTTCTAGATCTAAGTCAaagtcaaggtcaaagtcACGTTCTATATCGAAGTCAAAGTCAaggtctaagtcacggtctagCTCAAAGTCGAGGTCTAGGTCAAAGTCACGGTCTAGGTCTAATTCACGGTCAAGGTCAAAATCACGGTCTAGCtctaagtcacggtctagGACAAAATCACGGTCTAGCTCTAAGTCACGGTCCAGGTGTAATTCACGCTCTAGGTCTAAGTCACGATCTACGTCTAAGTCACGGTCTACGCCTAAGTCACGGTCTACGtctaagtcacggtctagGTCAAAGTCACGGTCTAGGTCAAAATCACTGTGTACGTCAAAGTCACGGTCTCGTTCAAGCTCGCGGTCACGGGTAGGGTCACGAAATAATCCGCCATCCcgttctccttctctctctccccaccGTTCTAATGCTGGCGATGCCCTTGAGGATGGAAATCGATCTGGATCACAATCGCCTGTAAGACAGCAGCATGCACAAGTACAAGTGGAGGATGAAAATGATGAtg ATTTGGATGACGATGAAGTGGGCGAAGAAGATGCAAACTTTCCTGTGTTACAAAGATATAAGCCGAAACTATACAAACGATACAAGAAATATAATCTACTTACACCTGCAG CGACACCTGAACGATTTGATCGCTATGCCatagttgaaaataataaa GTGTACTTAGGACTAGGGTGCACCGCTGGAAAATATAGTTGGAAattaagcaaaaaaaaaggcTTGTTGGTCTTTACCAGGGAGATGGCTAAATATTTGTGGAAAaataaagttgaaaatatttgcttGGACAtaacaaaagtaaaaaattccaTTCCTGGTCGAAGTCCTGTAAAATTGTGCTCACCAAGAAAATTGGAATTATATTTAA GCTTAGTTAAAGACTACATCAATACAGATGATCGTTACAAAAATTTGGAGGACGAAGTAAAGAGAGTAATGATAAGAGACAGTACACGAAGATTAAGTATTAACATAAGAGACAACAGGAGAAAAAGAATTCTTTTGAATGAACAACGTTAg